The Dermacentor albipictus isolate Rhodes 1998 colony chromosome 2, USDA_Dalb.pri_finalv2, whole genome shotgun sequence genome has a segment encoding these proteins:
- the LOC135901786 gene encoding uncharacterized protein, with translation MCRTCFSTSCTVSLSCYGTRITAKTECPRGHEHMWASQPLVGMKPKGNVDLSAAILFSGSSAAGTLRMMRLMGVQVISDQTFFSYQKAYLFPAVTAVSILQSLHVWDEHQKGLLAAAGDSSLELCGDGRYDSPGHSAKFLTYSFLCPGTGKTIHTEQIQVKESAQIQASSQMEKEGLIRGLQFLGHQGIFIRSLTTDRHTAIKKYMRLHCPATKHQFDVWHVAKGIRKKLTAASRKARCRELLSWIQPILNHLYWCPCAYGGNGDLLVSTWTSLLNHVADIHDGHGNLYPRCLHGPSSRVSWLKIDSPAHKQVRAIVMAPVLLKDIRQLSPDTQAYSLESFLSVLNGYSPKSTAYTYEGMKARTLIAALHFNENANKEQATTKDGTQQWHSKTSKASHSMMTVCPLKMAATFDYVQDLQNKVTELCIEHPSFPEALAQAPEKFAPAFVPQNEPRPSKTELIAAHKARFLKF, from the exons ATGTGCCGCACTTGCTTCTCTACGTCCTGCACAGTGAGCCTCTCCTGTTATGGCACACGCATCACAGCTAAGACTGAATGCCCAAGGGGACATGAGCACATGTGGGCGAGCCAGCCACTAGTAGGAATGAAGCCCAAAGGCAATGTCGACTTGTCGGCTGCAATACTCTTCTCCGGTtcaagtgctgctggaacactCAGAATGATGAGGTTGATGGGTGTTCAAGTCATCAGTGATCAAACATTCTTCAGTTACCAGAAGGCATATCTTTTTCCAGCTGTCACTGCAGTAAGCATTTT GCAGAGCTTACAT GTCTGGGATGAGCACCAGAAAGGACTTCTGGCAGCAGCTGGTGACAGCAGCTTGGAGCTCTGCGGGGACGGGCGCTATGACTCACCAGGCCACAGTGCCAAGTTCTTGACATACTCGTTCTTGTGTCCTGGCACGGGAAAGACAATACACACTGAGCAAATTCAAGTCAAAGAA AGTGCCCAAATTCAGGCGAGCTCACAAATGGAGAAAGAGGGCCTCATCAGAGgtcttcaatttctcggtcaccAGGGCATCTTCATAAGGTCCCTGACAACAGACCGCCatacagcaataaagaaatacaTGAGGCTGCATTGCCCGGCCACCAAACACCAATTTGACGTCTGGCACGTTGCAAAAG GCATCAGAAAAAAATTGACAGCTGCTTCACGGAAGGCCAGATGCAGGGAGCTGTTGAGCTGGATACAACCCATTCTGAACCATCTGTACTGGTGCCCATGTGCTTACGGAGGAAATGGAGATTTACTAGTGTCGACATGGACAAGTCTCCTAAACCACGTAGCTGACATTCATGATGGTCATGGCAACCTCTATCCCCGCTGCCTCCATGGACCATCCAGCAGGGTGTCATGGCTCAAAATTG ACTCTCCAGCGCACAAACAAGTCAGAGCCATTGTCATGGCCCCAGTGCTTCTCAAAGACATCCGACAGCTCTCGCCAGACACGCAGGCATACAGCCTGGAATCTTTCCTTAGTGTCCTGAACGGCTATTCTCCTAAATCTACCGCATATACATATGAGGGAATGAAGGCTCG AACACTGATTGCTGCCCTTCATTTCAATGAAAATGCCAACAAAGAGCAAGCAACAACAAAGGATGGAACACAGCAATGGCACAGCAAGACATCCAAGGCCAGCCATAGCATGATGACTGTGTGTCCACTCAAGATGGCTGCTACATTTG ATTACGTGCAAGATCTACAAAACAAGGTGACCGAGCTTTGCATCGAGCACCCGTCATTTCCAGAAGCACTAGCCCAGGCACCagaaaaatttgcaccagcattTGTGCCACAGAACGAACCTAGGCCCTCCAAAACTGAGCTCATAGCGGCACACAAGGCACGGTTTTTGAAGTTTTGA